A genomic window from Aricia agestis chromosome 8, ilAriAges1.1, whole genome shotgun sequence includes:
- the LOC121729394 gene encoding uncharacterized protein LOC121729394: MGFTRNWDASCPRVWKEFEAGGRKYVVQDLAPEDDGRALEILVGHMCTDEVLCNLSNLSDDAESVEGIKAFWAKCLEQRMSLGCYTDIDGKHTLVALNVCVVDTVDERTPYVEIVGEAWKNVYKAIEIMEERCDVFKYLGLDTVLHALGLIVSREFRGMGLGSYILDSREPLSKALGIKATATVFTGPASQKSAEKVGFTTIYTMSLKDFVDAGLKYPNDENKLVKLMVKKYSH; the protein is encoded by the exons ATGGGTTTCACGAGGAACTGGGATGCCTCCTGCCCCCGGGTGTGGAAGGAGTTTGAGGCCGGTGGGAGGAAGTATGTAGTTCAGGACCTGGCTCCTGAGGACGACGGACGAGCCCTGGAGATACTGGTGGGCCACATGTGCACTGATGAAGTGCTGTGCAATTTGAGCA ATCTATCAGACGACGCCGAGAGTGTGGAAGGCATCAAGGCGTTCTGGGCGAAGTGTCTGGAACAGCGTATGAGCCTGGGCTGCTACACTGACATAGATGGGAAGCACACACTGGTCGCGCTCAACGTCTGTGTCGTTGATACTGTTGACGAGAGGACGCCGTATGTCGAG atcGTTGGGGAGGCGTGGAAAAATGTGTACAAAGCCATAGAGATTATGGAAGAAAGATGTGACGTTTTCAAATACCTGGGCTTGGACACAGTATTGCATGCACTGGGTCTAATAGTATCGAGGGAATTTAGAGGCATGGGCCTCGGTAGTTATATTTTAGACTCAAG GGAACCTCTAAGCAAGGCCCTGGGTATCAAGGCTACAGCAACAGTATTCACTGGCCCGGCGTCTCAGAAATCTGCTGAAAAAGTCGGCTTCACTACGATCTACACTATGTCACTCAAAGACTTCGTAGATGCAGGGTTAAAATATCCCAACGACGAAAACAAACTGGTGAAACTTATGGTGAAAAAATATTCGCATTAA